The proteins below come from a single Triticum urartu cultivar G1812 unplaced genomic scaffold, Tu2.1 TuUngrouped_contig_4382, whole genome shotgun sequence genomic window:
- the LOC125527739 gene encoding cytochrome P450 94A2-like (The sequence of the model RefSeq protein was modified relative to this genomic sequence to represent the inferred CDS: added 149 bases not found in genome assembly) — protein MDCGRSTVLARVAAKVATGFPNRKFQEQGATMEISHLAYVLLFLSAAVVLYVQRRRASPSRTANWPHPNPVLGNTVEFIRNRGRFFDWYADMLRASPSSTIEAWGALGASHAVTTADPAAVDHLLRASFANYNRGAQFRAAQSDLIGDGLFGADGRLWSLQRKLASYAFSSRSLRRFTEDVLTVHLGRRFLPFLDAAAGSGEAVDLQEALRRFAFDNICHVAFGVESSTLLEWGDPRHQALFAAFDTAVEISFMRTLNAPTPVRKLTKLLNIGQSRRLREAVGVIDDHAMSVIEAKGVSQRNSRDEGDPDLLSRFMAAMDEEDGGGDLAAMFPTPEARRRFLRDVVVSFVLAGKDTTTSALTWFFWLLAANPRCEQRVHDEVSRSPDGNVKGMHYLHAAITEAMRLYPPVPFNGRIAVADDVLPDGTVVRAGWFANYSAYAMGRMEKLWGENFMEFAPERWLGDSGEFAPVDAARYPVFHAGPRACLGKEMAYMQMKTVASAVLRRVRLNVVAPAASMESPPAYEMTGTMKIKGGLQVQLRMSDANKSSFATSASGQEVD, from the coding sequence ATGGACTGTGGACGTTCAACGGTCTTGGCGCGCGTAGCAGCAAAAGTAGCGACCGGATTCCCAAATCGCAAGTTCCAGGAGCAGGGAGCAACCATGGAGATCTCGCACCTCGCGTACGTGCTCCTCTtcctctccgccgccgtcgtACTTTATGTCCAGCGCCGCCGAGCTTCTCCGTCGAGAACGGCCAACTGGCCTCACCCGAACCCCGTCCTGGGCAACACCGTGGAGTTCATCCGCAACCGCGGGAGGTTTTTCGACTGGTACGCCGACATGCTGCGCGCGTCGCCGTCCAGCACCATCGAGGCGTGGGGGGCCCTGGGCGCCAGCCACGCCGTGACCACCGCCGACCCGGCCGCCGTCGACCACCTGCTGCGCGCCAGCTTCGCCAACTACAACCGCGGCGCGCAATTCCGCGCCGCGCAGTCCGATCTCATCGGCGATGGCCTCTTCGGCGCCGATGGCCGCCTCTGGAGTCTCCAGCGCAAGCTCGCGTCGTACGCTTTCTCCTCCCGCTCGCTACGGCGTTTCACCGAGGACGTCCTCACTGTCCACCTCGGCCGCCGCTTCCTGCCGTTCCTCGATGCCGCCGCGGGGTCCGGCGAGGCCGTCGACCTGCAGGAGGCTCTGCGTCGGTTCGCGTTCGACAACATCTGCCACGTCGCCTTCGGCGTCGAGAGCTCCACGCTCCTCGAGTGGGGTGACCCCCGGCACCAGGCGCTCTTCGCGGCGTTCGACACGGCCGTCGAGATCTCCTTCATGAGGACGTTGAACGCGCCCACACCGGTGCGGAAGCTCACGAAGCTTCTCAACATCGGCCAGTCgcgccggctccgagaagccgtcGGCGTCATAGACGACCACGCCATGTCCGTCATCGAAGCCAAGGGGGTGAGCCAGAGAAACAGCCGCGATGAGGGCGACCCGGACCTGCTCTCCCGGTTCATGGCGGCCATGGacgaggaggacggcggcggtGACCTCGCCGCCATGTTCCCTACGCCGGAGGCCAGGCGCCGGTTCCTGCGGGACGTGGTCGTCAGCTTCGTTCTCGCCGGCAAGGACACGACGACCTCGGCCCTGACGTGGTTCTTCTGGCTCCTCGCCGCGAACCCGCGGTGCGAGCAGCGCGTCCACGACGAGGTGTCGCGGTCGCCGGACGGCAACGTGAAAGGCATGCACTACCTGCACGCCGCGATCACCGAGGCGATGCGCCTGTACCCGCCGGTTCCCTTCAACGGGCGGATAGCCGTCGCGGACGACGTCCTCCCGGACGGCACAGTGGTGCGCGCTGGCTGGTTCGCCAACTACTCGGCGTACGCGATGGGGCGGATGGAGAAGCTGTGGGGCGAGAACTTCATGGAGTTCGCGCCGGAGCGCTGGCTCGGTGACAGCGGCGAGTTCGCGCCAGTGGACGCGGCGCGGTATCCGGTGTTCCACGCCGGGCCGCGTGCGTGCCTCGGGAAGGAGATGGCCTACATGCAGATGAAGACGGTGGCGTCAGCCGTCCTTCGGAGGGTCAGGTTGAACGTGG